AGATTTGTTTGAACATTTTAATGGCCATTGCTGGATAGGCTTGATATTCCAGATGCAGTGTTTTTTTACCCTTCGTCAATTCACGTACTGTCCCGATAAAAAGCGTAATCGCACCAGCATTTCTGCTAACTACTTTTTGCTTAACTTCCTCAATATCTATTGGTTTATCTACAATTTCAAATAACTGTGTGTTCATGAGCTCCGCCTCATTTCTTTCATTAAAAATTCCATATATTGTGCATTTTCATGAATCGAAAAAGTTGGGTATTCCAGCGGCTTTTCCAGTGGATAGGCTGGCCAATAGATTACACAAATAATATTGGTCACTTTTTCGAGCAATTCTTGATCTTCTATTGTTCGCAAAAGGACAACTTTCGGATAGTGTTCGTTCTTATATCCCTCAATCAGAATGACATCCATGTTAAAGGATGCATAAATCGCTAGAATATCAGCAAGCTGCCAGTTGCTTTGGGAAATACTTATTCGCAAAGTGCCGTCTCCTTCAACTGCGGTCACATGTGCCCCAGCCTGCTCGTGACGGAAACTATCTTTTGAATTGTCGCCAATAGGGATACCGCCATGTCCATGATGCTTGATCGTTCCCACATAGAGTCCCTCAGAAGCGGCTTGTCTAATAAGCTGCTCCATTAATGTGGTCTTCCCACTATTCTGGTAGCCTACTATCTGTATGATTTCACGATATTGTCCCATGGCCACTCACTTCCTTGTAAATCTTCCAGCAATAAAACTTCTACTTGCATGCCTTTTTCGTATCCGCGTGAGCCTCCAGGCAATACAATCAAGACATTGGCATTGGCTAACGAAGAAACCGCACTCGATTTATCAAAACCAGAAGGAACTGCAACTAGTTGACCGTTTTCTTGTGATGCATTCCCTCGCACAAAACGGGTAAACGGATTCGCTTTTTTGAAATCAGCCCCTAAAATAGCCAGCTCTTTGCGAAGATGCGGTTTCTTATTGCCAAATGCTGTCCGGACAATGGGACGTACAAATAATTCAAACCCAACATAGCAAGCAGACGGGTTTCCTGAAAGCCCAAATAATAACTGACCGTCCCTGGCAGCTACAGTTGTTACACTCCCTGGCCGCATTGCCACTTTATTAAACAATACGTCTGCACCAATGGCTTCATAAATCGCAGGCAGGTAATCATAATCACCCACGGAAACGCCTCCAGTTGTAATGAGTATGTCTACTTCCTGTAATGCTTTTTTTACAGCATCAATACATAAATTCAGATCGTCGCTCAATTTGCCGTAATATTTGGCTGTTGCCCCTGCACGTTCAATTTGAGCCATAGTCATATATGCATTACTATTTCGAATCTTGCCAGGCTGCAAAGATTCGTTTGGTTCAAGCAGCTCGCTTCCCGTTGCAATGACACCTACAATGGGTTTACGAAAAACAGGAACTTGATCAAAGCCAAAGGTAGCAAGCAAAGCCACAACACCTGGATTAATATATTGCCCTTTTTCAATAAGGATTGCGCCTTTTTGAACGTCCTCTCCCTTATAGGATATATTTGTTCCAGCTTCAAAAGTTCGCTTAATTGCCATATACATTTGATCATTTTCTTCAAATGAATTTGTCAATTCTAACATGACAACTGCATCACAGCCTTTTGGAATAGGGGCACCTGTCATAATACGCACTGCTTCTCGAACCCCTACTTCTTTTTCGAATAGAAAGCCTGCGCCAATTTCTCCCACGACATGAAAGGTTATTGGATTTTCTGAACTCGCTTCTTCACTATCCGCCGATCGGATTGCATAACCATCATAAGGTGAACGATTAAAAGCTGGTACATCGGCATCTGCTGCAACGTCTTCCGCTAAAAAGCGCCCATGCGCTTGCAGCAATGAGACGAATTCTATTTTCCCTTGTCCCCCCAATTCCATTACACGTTGAACAGCCTCTCCCACTGCTATCGGTTTTCTTTTTTCCAACATCCGAAATCCCCCTTATCCTAATAAACGATGATAAATGCTTTTTGCTTCTTGTATATTCTGAATACCATGAATTACTACTCGTCCATCCTGGAAAATTACGAATCGATAATTTGGTGTTTGCAAAGAAAGTAAATAAAGGTTTTTTTGAATTTCACCGTATGGACGAAGTTGAACAGCAAGTTGACCTAAATTATATTGAATTGGTTTAGGTGGACGAATTTGTACAGCATCACGACCGCATAGTATCTCTGATTTTGTTTGATTTTCATAGGATAAATAGGGATACGTAGGGTTTTTGCCGCAAGATGGACAATCCTCTTTGCGCATTTTCTCCACATTAATTTCATAGTGCTGATTTTGCCAAGCATCAAAAGTTAAGTACGTTTTTCGTCTGGCTTTTTCATCGCCTACCAAAATTTTGAATGCCTCTGTGACTTGATAAGCTGCTACGATTTGAACAGCCGGACTTATAATTCCCACCGTATCGCAAGTCATCCCTGTGTTCGGCATCATTTTCAGCAAACAATGCAGACAAGGTGTAATGCCTGGGACAATTGTATATGTCGCTCCATAACTGCCCACACAGGATCCATAAATCCATGGAATTTGATATTTCTGTGCGATATCATTCATCATAAAGCGAATATCGAAATTATCCGTTGCATCTATCATGAGATCTACACCTTTAAGGAGTCCCTGTAATTCCTCTGTACTGGCATCAAGAATCAACGCGTTGATTTCCAACTCCGAGTTAATGCTCTGGAGTCTCTTTTTTGCAGCAATGACTTTTGGGA
This portion of the Solibacillus daqui genome encodes:
- the mobB gene encoding molybdopterin-guanine dinucleotide biosynthesis protein B, which translates into the protein MGQYREIIQIVGYQNSGKTTLMEQLIRQAASEGLYVGTIKHHGHGGIPIGDNSKDSFRHEQAGAHVTAVEGDGTLRISISQSNWQLADILAIYASFNMDVILIEGYKNEHYPKVVLLRTIEDQELLEKVTNIICVIYWPAYPLEKPLEYPTFSIHENAQYMEFLMKEMRRSS
- the glp gene encoding gephyrin-like molybdotransferase Glp; protein product: MLEKRKPIAVGEAVQRVMELGGQGKIEFVSLLQAHGRFLAEDVAADADVPAFNRSPYDGYAIRSADSEEASSENPITFHVVGEIGAGFLFEKEVGVREAVRIMTGAPIPKGCDAVVMLELTNSFEENDQMYMAIKRTFEAGTNISYKGEDVQKGAILIEKGQYINPGVVALLATFGFDQVPVFRKPIVGVIATGSELLEPNESLQPGKIRNSNAYMTMAQIERAGATAKYYGKLSDDLNLCIDAVKKALQEVDILITTGGVSVGDYDYLPAIYEAIGADVLFNKVAMRPGSVTTVAARDGQLLFGLSGNPSACYVGFELFVRPIVRTAFGNKKPHLRKELAILGADFKKANPFTRFVRGNASQENGQLVAVPSGFDKSSAVSSLANANVLIVLPGGSRGYEKGMQVEVLLLEDLQGSEWPWDNIVKSYR
- a CDS encoding thiazole biosynthesis adenylyltransferase ThiF; the protein is MHNRYSRQQLFSPIGEKGQQLLQQKHVLIIGVGALGSASAEALVRAGIGKLTIIDRDYVEWSNLQRQQLYTEQDAQEKVPKVIAAKKRLQSINSELEINALILDASTEELQGLLKGVDLMIDATDNFDIRFMMNDIAQKYQIPWIYGSCVGSYGATYTIVPGITPCLHCLLKMMPNTGMTCDTVGIISPAVQIVAAYQVTEAFKILVGDEKARRKTYLTFDAWQNQHYEINVEKMRKEDCPSCGKNPTYPYLSYENQTKSEILCGRDAVQIRPPKPIQYNLGQLAVQLRPYGEIQKNLYLLSLQTPNYRFVIFQDGRVVIHGIQNIQEAKSIYHRLLG